CTGGGGTTATGAGCTCGCAGAAGAAGAATACGGCGACAAAGTCTTCACATGGGCACAGTACGACCGCATCAAAGAAGAGTCAGGCGAAGCGGCTGCAAACGAAGCTCAATCGAAAGCAGAAGCGGAAGGCAAAATCATCGTAAAAGATTCGATCGCCGATATCTTCTTGCAACAGATTTTGACACGTCCACGTGAATTCGATGTCGTGGCAACGATGAACTTGAACGGGGACTACATCTCGGATGCACTCGCTGCCCAAGTCGGCGGAATCGGGATCGCGCCAGGAGCGAACATCAACTACGTGACGGGCCATGCGATCTTTGAAGCGACACACGGTACGGCACCAAAATATGCCGGCCTCGACAAGGTCAACCCGTCATCAGTCATCTTGTCTGGTGAAATGATGCTTCGTCATATGAACTGGAACGAAGCGGCTGACCTCATCATCAACTCGATGGAGAAGACGATTGCCTCGAAAGTCGTCACATACGATTTCGCCCGCCTTATGGACGGCGCGACAGAAGTGAAGTGTTCAGAGTTTGCGGATGAATTAATTAAAAACATGTAAGACATCAGCTAAACCAAGGGGGAGAGCACAATGATTCGTCGCAATAAAATCTCGGTGATCGGTAGCGGATTCACGGGGGCCACGACGGCACTGTATTTGGCTCAAAAAGAACTCGGTAACGTCGTGCTGCTCGATATCAAAGAGAACGAGAACCCGACGAAAGGAAAAGCGCTCGATATGCAAGAGACGGCGCCGATTCAAGGGTTTGACTCGTGGATCACGGGGACGTCGGATTACGCCGACACGGCGGATTCGGATATCGTCGTCATCACAGCGGGAATCGCGCGCAAGCCTGGCATGAGCCGGGACGACCTCGTCTCGACGAACGCCAAAGTGATGCGGGCGGTCACGAAAGAAGTGGCCCGCTACTCACCGAATGCGATTATCATCGTCTTGACGAACCCGGTCGATGCGATGACGTATGCCGCCTTCAAAGAGTCAGGCTTCCCGAAAGAGCGCGTGATCGGTCAATCCGGTGTGCTTGATACGGCCCGGTTCCGGACGTTCGTCGCTGCGGAGTTGAATATCTCCGTGAAGGACGTCTCTGGATTCGTGCTCGGCGGGCACGGGGATGACATGGTCCCGCTCATTCGTTACTCGTACGCGGGAGGCATCCCACTCGAGAAGCTATTGCCGAGCGACCGAATCGATGCGATCGTCAATCGGACCCGTAAAGGTGGCGGCGAAATCGTCCAGCTACTCGGGAACGGATCGGCCTACTATGCGCCGGCAGCGGCCATCGTCGAGATGGTCGAAGCGATTTTGAAAGATCAACGACGTATTTTACCGGCCATCGCGTATCTCGACGGTGAGTACGGCTTCCACGACTTGTATCTCGGTGTCCCGACGATACTTGGCGCGAACGGGATTGAACGTGTGCTCGAACTTGAATTGACGGAAGAGGAGACGGCCGCGCTTGAGCGCTCGGCTGAATCGGTCCGCTCCGTCTTGAACGTCCTTAACTGATTCGTCACCTCGTCTGCTGAGCAGGCGAGGTTTTTTGTACGCTTGGTTTTTGAGGGTCGCGTGCTACACTGAAAGAAGAACGTGGATTTGTTTTGTTTTTGTAAAGATTTGCTTTGATGTTGGTCGGACGTGGCATTGATTTGTAAAATAGGTAGTGTACGTGACAGAACAGATAGATTAGAGGAGGAACTAAGCGTGGCCGAAAAAGTGATTGTTGTCGATGACGAGGTGTCGATTGCGACGTTATTGAAATTCAATTTGGAGCAAGCCGGTTTTGAGGTTGAGACGGCCCATGATGGGAAGACCGGTCTCGAACTCGCCGAGAAGCAGGATGCGGTATTGATCGTCCTCGATTTGATGTTGCCCGAGATGGATGGTCTCGAAGTTTGTAAGCGACTCCGCCAACAGAAAGTGAACACGCCGATCCTGATGTTGACGGCAAAAGACGATGAGTTCGATAAAGTGCTCGGACTCGAACTAGGGGCAGATGATTATTTGACGAAACCGTTCAGTCCGCGTGAAGTTGTGGCCCGGGTCAAAGCGATCTTACGGCGTTCGGCTCCACAAGAGGTGCCGGCGGTGGACGCGGACGTCATTGAAATCGGTGACGTGAAAATTATCGCTTCGAACTATGAAGTGTTCAAAAACGGGGAGCGGCTTGAGTTGACCCCAAAAGAGTTCGAACTGTTGGCCTATCTTGCTAAAAACAAAGGCCGTGTCTTGACGCGTGATCAACTCTTATCGGCTATTTGGAATTACGATTTCGTCGGCGATACGCGCATCGTCGATGTCCATATTAGCCACCTTCGGGAAAAGATTGAACCGGTGACGAAAAAACCGACATATATCAAAACGATTCGCGGTCTCGGCTATAAGATGGAAGAGCCGATGCCCGAATGAAGACGTACCGCTCGCGTTTTTTGACGACGCTCATCCTGCTCGTGACGGGCGTCTTGTTGACCCTCGGGATCGTGCTTGGTCAATTGTTCAAAGACTTCTATTTGGACTCCGAACGCGATCGTTTGAAAGAGGACACGGAGCTCGCCGCCTTATATTTAGAAGGAGGCGACCTCGAGGCGATTCAAGACTATGTCCGGCAAATCGATGACGAGAGCAGTTTCGACATTCTGCTCCTCAATCGCCGGATGGAAGTGATTGCCGGGACTCCGTTTCGGGTCGGTTCGTTCGATTTTCGGATGGACGCTGCTTCAATCCCAGACGACGGGACGTTTGGGAACGAGACGCGTGAGGATTTGATTCAGTTCACAAAACCGATCGAACTCTCCTCGGGTGATACGGTGTATCTCAGTTTCATCCGCTACGTCTCCGATCTAGAAGGGGTGTATAACCGGATTTGGCTGACGATTGCCTTGGCCTTGATTTTCTCATTCTTCTTGATTTTGTTCGTGTTGCATAATTTGACGAATCAGTTTATCCGACCAATCGATGAGGCGACAATCGTGTTACGTGAACTTGCCGACGGAAACTATCGGGCCCGTGTGTACGAATTGCGCAATGATGAAGAAACGGGCAGTCTGGCCGGGTCGATCAACGTTCTCGCCCGTAACTTGGAGACGATCTCACTTGGTGAATCCGTGCAACGGGCAAGGCTCGAGTCACTCATCGAATACATGGGGGCAGGGTTGCTTTTGGTCGACGAACGTGGCATCGTGACGCTCGTCAACCGCTCATATCGTGACATGTTCCAATACGACGACTTGATGATTGGTCAATTTTATCACGGCATTTTACCGAGTCCGGACGTCGAGACGTTGATCGAGGACGTCTATTTGACCGAAGAGCCCCACCGCCGTCAATTGTCGATTCGAACTGGATTCAACCAAAAGACGTATATGGTGTCGGCCGCACCAATCTTCAGTGATACAGGCATGTTGCGCGGGACGACGCTCCTATTTAACGATATTTCTGAATTGAAACGACTCGAGAAGATGCGGAAAGATTTCGTCGCGAACGTCAGCCATGAGTTGAAGACGCCGCTCACATCGATCCGAGGTTTCAGTGAGACACTCCTTGACGGGGCAAAAGAAGTGCCCGAGTTGCGCGAT
This sequence is a window from Exiguobacterium mexicanum. Protein-coding genes within it:
- the mdh gene encoding malate dehydrogenase, with protein sequence MIRRNKISVIGSGFTGATTALYLAQKELGNVVLLDIKENENPTKGKALDMQETAPIQGFDSWITGTSDYADTADSDIVVITAGIARKPGMSRDDLVSTNAKVMRAVTKEVARYSPNAIIIVLTNPVDAMTYAAFKESGFPKERVIGQSGVLDTARFRTFVAAELNISVKDVSGFVLGGHGDDMVPLIRYSYAGGIPLEKLLPSDRIDAIVNRTRKGGGEIVQLLGNGSAYYAPAAAIVEMVEAILKDQRRILPAIAYLDGEYGFHDLYLGVPTILGANGIERVLELELTEEETAALERSAESVRSVLNVLN
- a CDS encoding response regulator transcription factor, translated to MAEKVIVVDDEVSIATLLKFNLEQAGFEVETAHDGKTGLELAEKQDAVLIVLDLMLPEMDGLEVCKRLRQQKVNTPILMLTAKDDEFDKVLGLELGADDYLTKPFSPREVVARVKAILRRSAPQEVPAVDADVIEIGDVKIIASNYEVFKNGERLELTPKEFELLAYLAKNKGRVLTRDQLLSAIWNYDFVGDTRIVDVHISHLREKIEPVTKKPTYIKTIRGLGYKMEEPMPE
- the pnpS gene encoding two-component system histidine kinase PnpS; this encodes MKTYRSRFLTTLILLVTGVLLTLGIVLGQLFKDFYLDSERDRLKEDTELAALYLEGGDLEAIQDYVRQIDDESSFDILLLNRRMEVIAGTPFRVGSFDFRMDAASIPDDGTFGNETREDLIQFTKPIELSSGDTVYLSFIRYVSDLEGVYNRIWLTIALALIFSFFLILFVLHNLTNQFIRPIDEATIVLRELADGNYRARVYELRNDEETGSLAGSINVLARNLETISLGESVQRARLESLIEYMGAGLLLVDERGIVTLVNRSYRDMFQYDDLMIGQFYHGILPSPDVETLIEDVYLTEEPHRRQLSIRTGFNQKTYMVSAAPIFSDTGMLRGTTLLFNDISELKRLEKMRKDFVANVSHELKTPLTSIRGFSETLLDGAKEVPELRDQFLDIIQKEATRMQMLVEDLLELSRLEREDFHLDFTPVQLNHLVEEVCLVLSQKAEQKSIHLESRHDGEVILQADMNRIKQVILNLVANAINYSPEDSRVEIAVEKRTDGSYLIVKDNGIGIAPKEVSRIFERFYRVDKARSRNSGGTGLGLAIVKHIIDLHHATIHVDSVEGAGTTFTIKFPIA